Proteins encoded by one window of Simiduia curdlanivorans:
- a CDS encoding DUF3549 family protein, whose translation MQPIPSPISSITDLLARVGLTWRAEDCGARIQSLDKKQFTQFEQGNNPYPYPYLGQAHLALVVWGEGQAQAPHIWFLRFDLDEQAKMPLKSRDEFVQQLLFAIGTNLAAAEQGERLKSVLDNNPYVWQPNEALQAAFHARLTARLKLAPSQFYQDVLNYFSQGPWDYWQALGLQGLADLVARHKDPQIHTLLVQNLGGIPEPVFKTLSCLLEHEPVDIQLTEVIVERLTQALQSNNPAGITAGLRALSSSSAKGFVAEALKRTLEAECLDAEAIVTLATRHGHNLIDKRLTLPFLEQVAHLGQASFNRVLAELLFQPSLRPHFLAAFRDTERSERLSQAIGGLLGGKGNPEPIN comes from the coding sequence ATGCAACCTATCCCTTCCCCTATCAGCTCTATCACCGACCTCTTGGCGCGGGTTGGCCTGACGTGGCGCGCAGAGGATTGTGGCGCGCGTATACAGAGCCTCGATAAAAAGCAATTCACCCAGTTTGAACAGGGCAATAACCCCTACCCTTACCCCTATCTAGGGCAGGCACACCTTGCGCTGGTGGTGTGGGGCGAAGGTCAGGCGCAAGCGCCGCACATTTGGTTTTTGCGTTTTGATCTCGACGAACAAGCAAAAATGCCGCTGAAGAGCCGGGATGAATTTGTCCAGCAATTACTCTTTGCCATCGGCACTAACCTCGCGGCGGCAGAGCAAGGCGAGCGGCTAAAAAGCGTATTGGATAACAACCCCTATGTGTGGCAACCCAACGAGGCTCTGCAAGCGGCCTTTCACGCTCGGCTCACGGCGCGCTTAAAGCTGGCCCCCAGCCAGTTTTATCAGGATGTACTGAACTATTTCAGTCAGGGGCCTTGGGATTACTGGCAAGCCTTGGGCCTGCAGGGTTTAGCCGACTTAGTCGCACGGCACAAAGACCCACAAATTCACACCTTGTTGGTGCAAAACCTCGGCGGTATTCCCGAGCCGGTGTTCAAAACCTTGAGTTGCCTACTCGAACACGAGCCAGTGGATATTCAGTTAACGGAAGTGATTGTCGAACGCTTGACCCAAGCCTTGCAGTCAAACAATCCTGCCGGCATTACTGCAGGCTTGCGGGCGCTGTCCAGCAGTAGCGCCAAGGGCTTTGTGGCAGAGGCGTTAAAGCGAACACTTGAGGCCGAGTGCTTAGATGCAGAAGCCATCGTCACCCTTGCCACTCGTCATGGTCACAACCTGATCGATAAACGCCTAACCTTGCCCTTTCTCGAACAGGTAGCGCATTTAGGCCAGGCGAGCTTCAATCGGGTATTGGCCGAGTTATTATTTCAACCGTCCTTAAGGCCGCACTTTTTAGCGGCCTTTAGAGACACAGAGAGATCCGAGCGCTTGAGCCAAGCCATTGGCGGCTTGCTCGGCGGCAAGGGCAACCCAGAGCCGATTAACTAA
- a CDS encoding aminotransferase class V-fold PLP-dependent enzyme → MPSLQQLTQTPNILAQDYQHAAVGARIMLTGHIHQAMPDCAGLAYQEHWDCLNRYGEERFDQEFEMADKVRAGFAGLIHGAAEDIALAGSVHALFVRFLSSLPLDARPRIITSDAEYPSIARQLVRLAEAGIEVIFEPANPASTLVERLARHVNDKTAAVCASSVNFETGHQSVELDTLMPLCAAKGVELFVDAYHSVNVLSFSVQDYNLQQAFVVGGGAKYCQMGSGLAFMHVPEGRQFRPLVTGWFGAFDPIVDEPATSPLMYGDAGARFHGSSMDMLPVFRANRVFDYFQRQGLDPDFLDDVHHHQLELLSSTFKQFNFNPAVIELSTSLEYMGGFLSFSSPHAKQLCEMMRDRGVHTDFRKQWLRMGPAPYLCDEQLRDAIHALEESVKELPGS, encoded by the coding sequence ATGCCTAGTCTGCAACAACTAACCCAAACCCCCAATATTCTCGCCCAAGACTACCAGCACGCGGCGGTTGGGGCGCGCATCATGCTCACCGGGCATATTCATCAGGCCATGCCAGATTGCGCCGGTCTTGCCTATCAAGAACATTGGGACTGTTTGAATCGATACGGTGAGGAGCGCTTCGACCAAGAGTTTGAGATGGCCGATAAGGTGCGCGCAGGCTTCGCTGGGTTAATCCACGGTGCGGCGGAAGATATTGCCCTAGCCGGGAGTGTGCACGCCCTGTTTGTGCGGTTTCTCTCATCACTGCCCTTGGACGCGCGGCCGAGAATCATCACCAGCGATGCCGAGTATCCATCTATTGCGCGCCAGCTGGTGCGTTTAGCAGAGGCCGGTATCGAGGTGATATTTGAGCCCGCCAACCCCGCCAGCACGCTGGTGGAAAGATTGGCGCGCCACGTCAACGATAAAACCGCGGCTGTGTGCGCCTCGTCGGTTAATTTTGAAACTGGGCACCAAAGCGTAGAGTTAGATACCTTGATGCCTTTGTGCGCGGCCAAGGGCGTCGAGTTATTCGTGGATGCCTATCACTCCGTCAATGTGCTGTCGTTTTCGGTTCAAGATTACAACCTGCAACAAGCTTTTGTGGTGGGCGGTGGCGCCAAGTACTGCCAAATGGGCAGTGGCTTGGCCTTTATGCACGTGCCCGAGGGGCGCCAGTTTCGGCCCTTGGTCACTGGCTGGTTTGGCGCCTTTGATCCCATCGTCGACGAGCCCGCCACCAGTCCGCTGATGTACGGCGATGCCGGGGCACGGTTTCACGGCTCTAGCATGGATATGTTGCCGGTGTTTAGGGCCAATCGGGTGTTCGATTACTTCCAGCGCCAAGGCCTAGACCCGGATTTTCTCGACGATGTGCACCATCATCAGCTGGAGCTGTTAAGCAGCACGTTTAAGCAATTTAACTTTAATCCGGCAGTGATCGAGCTATCCACGTCGCTCGAGTACATGGGGGGCTTCCTCTCGTTTAGCTCTCCCCATGCCAAGCAGCTGTGCGAAATGATGCGCGACCGGGGTGTGCACACCGACTTCCGCAAACAGTGGCTCAGGATGGGCCCAGCGCCTTACCTGTGCGACGAGCAGTTGCGCGACGCCATTCATGCGCTGGAGGAGTCGGTTAAGGAGTTGCCAGGCAGTTAA
- a CDS encoding YchJ family protein, producing the protein MLPKVCPCCSGQSYQACCQPSHEGAPAPSPEALMRSRFSAHALGLFDYILLSWAESARAGVDREALKGWLERASFGQLSVLSSQVSGTSGKVEFVAWYRQDGQLHALHDLSHFIHEHGHWRYLNSSAPELSAPKLGRNDPCPCLSGKKHKQCCINCLATP; encoded by the coding sequence ATGCTACCCAAGGTTTGCCCTTGCTGCAGTGGCCAAAGTTACCAAGCCTGCTGCCAACCTAGCCACGAGGGCGCACCGGCGCCCAGCCCAGAGGCGCTGATGCGCTCGCGCTTCAGCGCCCACGCCTTGGGTTTGTTCGATTACATACTATTAAGTTGGGCTGAGTCGGCGCGTGCAGGGGTTGATCGGGAAGCGCTTAAAGGCTGGCTCGAGCGGGCAAGCTTTGGTCAGCTTAGCGTGTTATCGAGCCAAGTTTCCGGGACAAGCGGCAAGGTGGAGTTTGTGGCCTGGTATCGGCAAGATGGGCAATTGCATGCCTTACACGACCTATCGCATTTCATACACGAGCATGGCCATTGGCGCTATCTCAACAGCAGTGCCCCAGAGCTGAGCGCACCTAAACTCGGTCGCAACGACCCCTGCCCTTGCCTCAGCGGCAAAAAGCACAAACAGTGCTGCATTAACTGCCTGGCAACTCCTTAA
- a CDS encoding 1-acyl-sn-glycerol-3-phosphate acyltransferase, whose protein sequence is MSEFDDIRPYRDEEVAPVLAGIVGNPELHAAIAALKFPVISRLVPWLIKPLVAKKLRAEFNGIATVDDLQELVSGYLRAMLDEKSRGVTASGLDKLDRDKPYLFISNHRDIAMDPALVTWMLYLNHFRTLQIAIGDNLLTKPYVSDIMRLNKSFIVNRSAKAPREKLKAAKYLSSYIHHVLCEEQSSLWIAQREGRAKDGRDKTNSAVVSMIALSKPKQQPLGDYLAELNIVPVSISYEWDPCDLAKSRELYLLKTEGSYQKGEQEDIASIAAGINGFKGRIHLTYGDVIKGEFKGTDEVAAEIDRQILSNYRLHPSNCLAYQQLTGLVPKVKVGEAQVAFNADDYPAEAAELKRRIQGLNDEQRDIFLASYANPVSAHLDINR, encoded by the coding sequence ATGAGCGAATTTGACGATATAAGACCCTACCGCGATGAAGAAGTAGCCCCTGTTTTGGCTGGCATCGTTGGCAACCCAGAATTACACGCCGCCATTGCCGCGCTCAAGTTCCCCGTCATTAGCCGCCTAGTGCCCTGGTTAATTAAGCCGCTGGTGGCGAAAAAGTTGCGCGCGGAATTTAACGGCATAGCTACAGTAGATGACCTTCAAGAGTTGGTTTCCGGCTATTTGCGCGCCATGCTGGACGAGAAGTCGCGCGGCGTCACCGCCAGCGGCCTCGATAAGTTAGACCGAGATAAGCCCTACCTGTTTATCAGCAATCATCGCGACATCGCCATGGACCCAGCGCTGGTGACCTGGATGCTCTACCTGAATCACTTTCGCACCCTGCAAATTGCCATTGGCGATAACTTGTTAACCAAGCCCTATGTCTCGGACATCATGCGGCTCAACAAAAGCTTTATTGTCAATCGATCGGCCAAGGCGCCGCGGGAAAAGCTCAAGGCGGCTAAGTATTTGTCGTCTTATATTCACCATGTGCTGTGCGAAGAGCAGTCGAGCCTATGGATAGCACAGCGCGAAGGTAGGGCCAAAGACGGGCGCGATAAAACCAATTCCGCCGTGGTTAGTATGATTGCCTTAAGCAAACCCAAGCAGCAGCCCTTGGGCGATTACTTGGCCGAGCTTAATATCGTGCCCGTGTCTATTTCCTACGAGTGGGACCCTTGCGACTTGGCCAAGAGCCGCGAGTTATATTTATTAAAAACCGAAGGCAGTTACCAAAAAGGCGAGCAGGAAGATATTGCCAGTATTGCCGCCGGCATTAACGGTTTTAAAGGCCGCATTCATTTAACTTACGGCGATGTGATTAAGGGCGAGTTCAAAGGCACTGACGAAGTGGCGGCGGAGATAGATCGGCAAATACTGTCGAATTACCGGTTACACCCAAGCAACTGCCTAGCCTACCAGCAGTTAACGGGCTTGGTACCGAAAGTGAAAGTAGGCGAGGCGCAAGTGGCGTTTAATGCCGATGATTACCCTGCCGAAGCGGCGGAGTTAAAGCGCCGTATTCAGGGTTTGAACGACGAGCAGCGGGATATTTTCTTAGCCAGCTACGCCAACCCGGTGAGCGCACATTTGGACATAAACCGCTGA